GATAACGACGGGCATAAGCACTAATtaatttattagtaggtatagatatatatATCAACACGTAGACACAACGTCTCTCTACGGATGGAAGGGGCGCGTTGGTGCACTCACTGTATCCATGAATCAGTACTCCCCACTAGGTCTttgaagaaaaaaagaggaaattTGTGAATATGGATAGAATACAGTCTAGAAGGGCCAGCGCCCAGCGGTACCGTTTTCACCCATAGAAATTTCTTCCCCAAAGCACTAATCCCTTTATTAGTAGGAGTAAGATATAAATATCAACGTGTAGAAGGACGTCTCTCTACGGACGGAAGGAGCACGTTGGTGCACTCACTGTATCCATCAATCAGTACTCCCTACTAGGTCTTTGAAGAAAAAAGGAGGAAATTTGTGAATTTGGACAGAATACAGTCTCGAAGGGCTAGCGGTATCATTTTCACCCGTAGAAATTTCTTCTCCAACTCTAGCCACATTTATGGCAGGTCATCTTCAAACAGACCTCAATAATACAAACTAAGATTTTTCTTTCATTATTTTCACGAGACAGCGAAACATATACTATTGGTCAGTATAACtgctatatactactccctccgttccttgatataaggtgtatagatttttgagaaaaaacccgaaatataaggtgtattgcattgCACCACTCATTTGGATTATTtatttagggatttgattacatttccttatattaggcaagctcctctattttctcatgccaattagtcaggtgtaatcttgCCCAAAACTTatgaaattttccctccatgtgcgttctttaatttccgtgccaaaaactatacaccctatatttaggaacggagggagtaatatatagtCATTTTTGAGAAAaagacttatatatatatatatatatatatatatatatatatatatatatatatatatatatagcatacCATGGTGCATATACCCTACATCAAGAAGAGCATACATACATGGCAAAAGCACCAATGGACAGGCTTCTGCTCTCCAACATCCACATAGTGATATTAGTTTCCCTTCTGTTGTTCACTCGGGGCAAGAGCTTTGTAGAGTCATTAACTCAttatcatcatcactatcttccaaCCCAAACGATATGGTTGCCAGCTGTATCGCCGGTGAGAGGTCCGCGTTTGTCGGCTTCAAAGCAGGCCTCACGTCTAGAAATTCTTATTATCTCAAACACAAGTATATCCGACACTCTGCCAGATTGGTTTTGGATAATGGCTTCCAAGTTGGATACTGAATATTAGGAAGAACAAAATTAGAGGCTATTTACCATCTACAATGGAATTTTTGACATCAAATACAATTGATCTAGGTTCTAACTAGTTCAATGGCCCGGTACCTAAGCTTCCCATTCATCTGACTAGGTTGGATCTTAATTAGTAGAAACAATTTATCAGGGCCACTACCATTAGACTTTGGAGCACCAAATCTAGCAAAACTTACTCTATTTGATAACTCCATCTTTGGCACCATACCAACTTCGTTGTGCAAACTGACTGAGATCACTAGTTCTGTTGGATATCTCTGAAAATAAGCTAATTGGACCAATTCCCAATTGCTCTGTTGAAGCAtccaaaaactgatggaaatatgagcaatttaccgaatgattttattaacagaaatactagataaagcatgactagtatagcagtgataaaacaagtcatgcgatttgacaaagtgaAGGTAAATAACATTTGCACATATGAGCTAGAAACGATCATCTCTCgagcagacagtagatcaagatgcatatatgaggtagatcctAACATGTGTAGGGTAAACACTAGAAGAAGGAACTGTGgcaggacctctaacaggaaaaacaagaacacgtactggacagcagccggagcagaggcactggacttggggtcggtgtcccccatgtcgtcgaggaggtagtCGACGTCGGGAaagtagtcgtcgtcggggaagtagtcgtcggagtccggggcatccgtgacgaagaagtcagtagtcgcgcagagcgctccccaaaaaccttatcatccttctaacgtacaggactcaaagatgtgcggtttcggaggcctactgaccCGACTCGCATCTCAAAAATATATGAAAAGTTACCACGCATCTTATATCACATGTGTCTGCACTgtctaaaaaaaatcatgaattgaaTACACTTCGAGTGTTCAGGATAGTTCATGCAACAATAGAATCGCAAGATGTTACTACGGTGTCAtcatcgtccgtgagggggggggggcactccTGAGCCGCGTATTGCCTCTTTAAACATCCCNNNNNNNNNNNNNNNNNNNNNNNNNNNNNNNNNNNNNNNNNNNNNNNNNNNNNNNNNNNNNNNNNNNNNNNNNNNNNNNNNNNNNNNNNNNNNNNNNNNNNNNNNNNNNNNNNNNNNNNNNNNNNNNNNNNNNNNNNNNNNNNNNNNNNNNNNNNNNNNNNNNNNNNNNNNNNNNNNNNNNNNNNNNNNNNNNNNNNNNNNNNNNNNNNNNNNNNNNNNNNNNNNNNNNNNNNGCCAGCCTACGGCCCCGTTGATCCGGAGATCTAGGCATTTGACTTTTGCCAGAATGTCTTTGACCAATGGGCTTCTCCACTTGGTTGTGATAGGCCAGCCTATACTAACACTTCAGAACAAGGCCTGGGCCCAACCCACCTGGTTGTGATAGGCCAGCCTATACTAATTCCCTCCATGTCGACCAGACATGGCCATTTCCACCCTCCAAGTGCCggtggcagcgccgtccgtgaaggGGGTCACACTCCGGAGCCGCGTGCCGGGAGTTTGCACATGCCACCACTCTTCcagacatgtatgagggcccaacGCAAGCTTTGGTGGCATAGCTACTCCCTGAAGACCCCCAACCACACTCGTAGACATGCGAAGAACAATCCGTAACGGGGATTTTTCCAGATACTTCTGCATCTCAAAAATATATGAAAAGTTACCACACATCTTATATCACATGTTTCTGCACTTTGTAAGAAACTCATGAATTGATCACGCTCCGAGTGTTCAGGATAATTCATGCAACAACAGAACCGCATGATGTTACTacggtgtcatcgccgtccgtgagtggGGGCCACACTCCGGAGCCGCGTATTGCCTCTTTAAACATCCCACCACACTTTAAGACATGTATGAAAATACGTATCTCCTAATATGATCGACCATCAGCAGAAGAACTAGTAAGAAAATTCTAATCAGTATTGCTATCTATTTTTCAATATTTTTAGATTTAGAGGTCGGCATGGACATTTCAAACTAGCACATGGGACTATACCATTTGGAATTCCAAGCCATGCATCAGTCATCAATCTGGTGGATGTCTCGATCAGTTGGACTTTTAAAGAGAAAGAGTTGGAGCTTTGTCAACATGGATAGAATATGGTCCAGAATGGCAGGCAAGCAGGTCAGCATCGCAGAAATTTCAATGTTATGGCGCCTATATTTTATTCTTTATTTTCACGAGAATACGCAACATGTCATGGTGTTTGTAACCTACAACAAGAGGAACATAGATCCATGGCAAAGGCACCAGTAGACAGGCTTCTACTCTCCAACATCCACATAGCAGTTATGGTTCGACCGGGTTTTTTCGGTTCGATTGCTCGAACGGTCTGCTGCACTTAAAAAACTGATGGGATCGCCGGTTCCGGTTTTTTCCGTTCTGACCGCATGTCTGGTCCGGTTTTTTAAACTATGGTAGCATCACCGTTTGGCTGATGTTTGTTGATGAGCTGCATATATAGGAACCGCCGGGATCCTTCAACTCCAAGTGCCGGCGAGCTTATCCCTCCATGGGCAATGGATAGTGCTGGTGGACGAGTAACTAGGTGTGAACGTCTAACAAGGTGGGAAATTGAAAACCCCATTGCTCAAACTAACAAGACGAAAGGATGGCATCTGGGTCAGCTGATGTCTTAATCGTTTGGACTTCCAAGTCAGTATATGCTTACTTAGTCTCATCGGTCCGCATGCAATTTTTCCTTATTCTGACAACacaaacacacaagcaaacaaaaaagatAGAGAGGATCAAAAGATGAAGTTATTAACATTAGAGTGTCATGATATTCTTATATGAAATATCATAACTTTCTACTAACATGCGCATACAAAAATTAATGCTCAAAGATGCATATTAGAGATCATATCAATATTTAATATGTTATTATCTGTATGCACACAAGGGGAGCATGTCGTTGTTGTGCGCATTAATGTCTGAAGAAAGAAGAGAGGAAACTCTGTGAACACGGACAGCATATGGTCAAGAAATAATGGCCAGCACCGTACCTTTTCACACGTACAAATTTCTTCTCCGGTTGGCAGGTCAGCATTGTAGATATTTCATTCAACGATGTCACACTCTCGAGATTTCGCTATATTTTGGCGAgaaaatgtatatatatatatatatatatatatatatatatatatatatatatatatatatatatatatatatatcatatcatGGCATGTGTATCCTACAGCAAGAAAAACATAGAACCACAGAAAGAGCCCCAATGGAGAAACGTCTACTCTCCAACATCTACATAGTAATTATATATGCTCTTCTCTGGTTCACCCGATGCAAGAGCTTTGTTGAGTTATCATCATCCTCTGCCAATCCAAACGATACGGGCACTGGCTGTATTCCCGGTGAGAGGTCCGCGCTTGTTGGCTTCAAAGCAGGCCTCTTGGACCCTGAAAACCTCCTTTCATCGTGGAAAGCTGAAGATTGCTGCAGATGGAAGGGTGTCCACTGCAGCAGCAGAAACGGCCATGTTGTCAAGCTCGATCTCCCAGGTCGTGGTTGTGACCCCAACCTCTATGTGCGGACGCAAGTGCTAGGAGGCACCATTAGCTCCTCACTACTTGGTCTACAACGTCTACATTATCTCAACCTCAGCTGCAATGGATTCTATGGCATGCAAATACCTGAGTTCATGGGTTCTCTCCACAAGTTGAGGTATCTCGATCTATCGGGGCTAACCTTCACTGGAAGGATACCACCACAGCTGGGTAATCTCTCCAACTTACAATACTTAAATCTCGCTTCTTACACATACTCCAATGATATCACCTGGTTGTTACAACTAACTTCCCTTGAGCACCTGGACCTGAGCTACGTGAACCTCAGCACAATCGTCCACTGGCTTCCGGTGGTGAACATGCTTCCATCTCTGAAATTTCTTGGTCTTAGTAGTTGCGATCTTAGAACTAACCTTGGTTCACTTCAGATTTCAAATCTGACTTCTCTTGAAACACTTGACCTTTCTGGCAATAGCTTCCATAGACGTATCACACCTAACTGGTTTTGGGGTTTGACTAGCCTTAAGTACCTAGATATCTCAGGGAATGGTTTCTTTGGACAATTTCCGGAGGACGTAGGTAATATGACCTCCATAGTAAAGCTTGTTCTATCACGGAACAACCTTCTAGGCATGATACCATCGAACCTGAAGAACCTATGTCGCTTGGAAGTATTCGATGTACAGGAAAACAACATCAATGGAGACATAACAGAATTCTTCCTCCGCTTGCCTAGTTGTTCATTGAATAAGTTGACTCACTTGTATCTACCTTCCAGCAATTTGACAGGAAGACTACCAACCAAACTAGAACCGTTAAGCAATCTGATCAGCCTTGATCTCAGTCATAACAAGCTCACTGGTCCTATGCCACTGTGGATAGGAGAGCTGGCAAAGCTAACCGAACTAGACCTGAGCTACAATAACCTAGATGGTTTCGTACATGAAGGTCATTTCTCAGGCCTAGAAAGTTTGGAGAGTTTGTGGTTGTCTAATAATTCTATAATGTTCGCAGTGAATTCGACATGGGTTCCTCCTTCAAATCTAACGAATATCGAACTTCGGTCATGCTTTCTCGGGCCTAAATTCCCATCATGGCTTAGATGGCTAACACGTCTAGACAATCTTGATATCTCAAACACAAGCATATCTGACATGATGCCGGATTGGTTTTGGATAACGGCTTCCACTGTTAAAGCTCTAAATATGCAACATAACAAAATTAGCGGTTATTTACCTTTTACAATGAATTTTACAAGAGTAGTTGCAATTGATCTTAGTTCTAATCTTTTCAGTGGCCAAATACCTAAGCTTCCCATTCATTTGACTGAGTTGTATCTTAGTAGAAATAATTTAGATGGGCCACTACCATTAGACTTTGGAGCACCGAAATTAAGAACACTTATTCTATTTGACAACTCCATCCCTGGCGCCATACCCTCTTCCTTGTGCACAATGCAATTACTACTTCTGTTGGATATCTCCAAAAATAAGCTAACTGGACCATTTCCTGACTGTTCTGCTAATAGATCCACAATAAATGGCACAGGTATTCGTAATCTAAGCCTCAGAAACAACCACCTCTCGGGTGAATTTCCTTCATTTCTCGAACACTGCCCACAACTTGTCTTTCTTGATCTTGCACACAACCATTTTTTTGGAACTTTGCCAACATGGATTCCTGAGAAATTGCCATATTTGGCTTTCTTACGGCTGCGGTCGAATATGTTTTATGGTCACATTCCAGAGGAGCTAACAGAGCTAGTTAATCTTCAGTATTTGGACCTTGCCTACAATAATATAACGGGGATCATACCAAAATCTATTGTTAACTTCAAAGGGATGACTGCTGCGAGTGATCATTTTGACGATGATTATACATTTCAAgctgctttcaacttcggtcatggATGGACAGATGGCTACACATACCAAGAATTGTCAATTCATTATAATGACTTGGTCACCTATACAGAGAATTTTACTGTAGTCACAAAGGATCAAGAGAGATTATATACAGGAGAGATCATATATATGGTGAATCTTGATTTATCATGTAATAATCTTATTGGAGATATTCCCGAAGAAATTAGCACTCTTGTCGAACTGAAGAACCTGAACTTATCGTGGAACACCTTCAGCGGAAAAATTCCTGCGAATATTGGCGCCTTGGCGCAAGTGGAGTCACTCGACCTATCACACAATGAGTTGTCCGGTGGAATCCCTGCCAGCTTATCAACTCTCACATCATTAAGTCGCTTGAACATGTCCTATAATAACCTGACCGGAGAGGTACCATCTGGAGATCAACTGCAAACACTTGAAGATCCAGAATATATTTATATTGGCAACCCAGGCCTCTGCGGTCCTCCTCTCTCACAGAAATGTTCACAACCCGAGTCAATTCCAGCTACTCCAGAACACCATGATGATTTAAACGATGTGGCATCATTTTTCATCGCTATGGGTTCTGGATATGTTATGGGTCTCTGGGTAGTCTTCTGTACCTTCTTATGCAAGAGGAAATGGAGAGTTAAGTGGTACCACGTCTGCGACGGTTTGTATGACCGGGTCTATGTGCAAGTGGCAGTTACATGGACTTCTTGGACAAGGAAAAAATGCGCAGAAGCTGAGAGCGATCACTAGCTCACGCTGGTTTTCCTTTTGCTATCACGTAGAGTGTGGGGATTTTACCATGTATCAATGTATTTATAGTATCGTACTATACTACTATTGTTTCATAAATATGTATTTGAGGATTATGCCTTAGAATAAGGTTTGGGTATGTAAAGCTGATGTGTAATGAATAATGCCAGGGGCAGCACTTGATCCCCTGTTCCgggtgtgggacggagggagtatatatatatgTCTTTGCCGTATCTCTGAATCCAACCCATATCTCTGGTGTCTGTTCAGATAGGAGTAGAACTAGGATTTCTGAGAGACAGAATTTAGTATGTGAAAGAGTGTCAACCCCAAGGTAAATTATTTCACTCGATGCGCTATACTAGGTGGGTGCTGACACTAAGAAACATTGTACAGTTTTCAGACTTGTTCACACAAACTAATTTTACTGAAATAATGCAGAGTCACCATGTTTGTTCAGATAGATAGGACTAGGATTACTCTCAGAGAGAATATAGTTTGTGCAAGAGTGTCAAACACAATTGATATTACAGGGTAGGGTTTTATTCTTTCAGCTGGACTGCTTAATTTCTGCAGACAACCCGTATGACCGACAGACTAGACGCTCTGCGCTGCGCTTGTTTCAAAGAATGCACTAGAAAAAGAGGAACAAGTAAGCGTACTGGTTGATTGGTTACCCGGGGTACTTGCCGTTGCATCAGGTCCATAgcttgaaaaacgttcttatattgtgggacagagggagtaactgATTTCTGGTCGTGGTGGTGGCGACAGGCAAAGAAGGCAGGGTGGTGCCTGCAGGACCGCGGTGTGTTGCCTGACGGCGAGTACGTGCACCGTCGGCACACCCTCCCCGTCGCCGTTGCCGCCTTGTCTTCATCCATCGTGAGCGCCACCGGAGTCCCCCTTTTTTTTCTCGATTTCTCATTTTCTTTCGGACGAAATAGATAGTAATCTTGCTGTTTTGGGTCAGTCCTCGATGCTTTCTGGCAGGCACGTGTTATGTATGACTATCAATGGTTTTCCCTTTAACCCCTCGAAAAAAAACTtagttctcaaaaaaaaaatcaatggTTTTCCCTCTTCTCATAAAAAAAAAAGTCAATGGTTTTCACTTTCTGTTTCCGAATACCTCTAAAAAAAACTTTCAGTTTCAGATATAGTAGTACAGTCGCAAGTACAGACTAACTTGGCTGAATGAGCCACAATTAAGTTTGTGCAAAGAGTCAAACACAATTAAGTTACAGCATGATAGGATTTATTATGTCGATTGGACAGTTTGATTTCTTCAAACAAACAAGATCACTTACACGGTGTTTGATTTAATGTACAGAGTCACAGACTAGACACCCAGAGCACTGCGTTTGTTACAGAGGACTAGGGGAGGCACTGGCAGAAGAGGGACAGGTAAGCAATGTGCTGAGTTGGAGAGTGGACAAGTGATATTACAATGATAAGATTTCTCACGGC
Above is a window of Triticum dicoccoides isolate Atlit2015 ecotype Zavitan chromosome 5B, WEW_v2.0, whole genome shotgun sequence DNA encoding:
- the LOC119312989 gene encoding receptor-like protein EIX2, with product MEKRLLSNIYIVIIYALLWFTRCKSFVELSSSSANPNDTGTGCIPGERSALVGFKAGLLDPENLLSSWKAEDCCRWKGVHCSSRNGHVVKLDLPGRGCDPNLYVRTQVLGGTISSSLLGLQRLHYLNLSCNGFYGMQIPEFMGSLHKLRYLDLSGLTFTGRIPPQLGIRNLSLRNNHLSGEFPSFLEHCPQLVFLDLAHNHFFGTLPTWIPEKLPYLAFLRLRSNMFYGHIPEELTELVNLQYLDLAYNNITGIIPKSIVNFKGMTAASDHFDDDYTFQAAFNFGHGWTDGYTYQELSIHYNDLVTYTENFTVVTKDQERLYTGEIIYMVNLDLSCNNLIGDIPEEISTLVELKNLNLSWNTFSGKIPANIGALAQVESLDLSHNELSGGIPASLSTLTSLSRLNMSYNNLTGEVPSGDQLQTLEDPEYIYIGNPGLCGPPLSQKCSQPESIPATPEHHDDLNDVASFFIAMGSGYVMGLWVVFCTFLCKRKWRVKWYHVCDGLYDRVYVQVAVTWTSWTRKKCAEAESDH